The Cottoperca gobio chromosome 5, fCotGob3.1, whole genome shotgun sequence region TTGACACCTGCGGTGATGGCTGCGGCTAGTGGAAGTTAGCTTGACGAGCTAACCCCAGACACAGCTAACTGACGGATGTAACACCGACTGACCTGGCCGATTAAAGGACGAGAGCCGCGGACAGTCCGGGGGGCGGTGAGTGCGCTTCAAGCCGGCAGACAGGACCCCTCTGTGGGTGGTTAGTTTGAGAGTTTCTCTCTATAAGACGTAGACCACCGGAGGGACGTTTTGCAGCTGGAGGTGGATCACCAGTACCGGTGTCACTGTAGTTGTGACAGCAAGCTAGTTCACGTCAGATCACGTTAGCCATCACAGAAATCTCGCGTAGCTTTGTGGTTGTAATGAAGACTTTTTACCCTCAGCTCGGTCTCCCAGGCTCATTGCCTTGCCTTGCATTGCCTGGATCAAGATTACTCAATTTGCTTTGCCAGGAGGTCACTTTGTGAAACGACAGGAGGACAGGGGCCAGACAGGTGTACGCAGGAGCGTTTCTAGGATTTTAGGACATTCAGGGCTTAGCCCAAATCTCTGTCAGAGGATCCTCCCCTggcactttttaaaaaatctattAGTCTGAACTCTGGCAccttatttatatttgtatttctaaaTTAAGATTTTCCAAAATGAAGGCCAAGTTCAAAAATGGGTGTGTTCAGACCAAGGGCGCCAGAAGTAGGTGTGTAGGGAGTGGGGAAGGGTCCATTGGCCCCCTTACTCTACACGCCAGGCTGGATGGTCTCTAGTAATATGTGATTGTTATATTATGCTTCATCTGTTGTCTGgaaaatatatctatttatttaaatataaatattatcatatattattataccaTGCCATCATGTTTGTTGACTCTTCAAGGCATTGTTCTGCTCTCCACATGATTCCACAATTGTATTACTTGAATCTTGTGGTGGAAGAAGCAGTGGTCAACTAAGtacataatacaaaatacataactTAATGGAAGTGTTCACCGTTGGCTGCAATTTCTTCAATTAACTAACAAACAAATGTCTTAATATTGTTTCtttgttaatttattattttctatgtaatgtattttttgtcGTATCTACTGTTGCTGATGTGATCTGATGCTGTTGTCCTgttatttagttaaataaaggttatatatatatatatatcaaatatatatatatattgatatatatatcaatatatatatatatcaatatatatatatatatcaaatatatatatatattgataacgAAATGCAGTGGTCCTACATGTAGGGCTTGTCCGGGATTTGGAACCTGGGACCCCTCCCACCCTTAGAAAGAATCAAACaaccagaaaaataaatatcacattATTTACATGAGTTAAAAGAAGATCACACAGAAAAGCCtacatgtgtgtgatttggaGAAAGACACAGTTCACTACAGTAGTTTTAGGGAATCTTTCCCACTTTCCCAgagtcagaaactaataaatACCTCCAGACAGAAACGTTTTATGTATTTGGTGTAGTTTGAAGTTATGTCAAACAGCAATAGTCCATCTATgggatcaaataacataatcatgatTCTATAGGCATCCAGGAATTGAGTGAACATTTGTACATGTCTGCAGCTGAATTGCTGTCCAAAGACAAACACTGGACACAGATAGTCGGGTAATCTTTTATATATGTGTGCAGCAGCTTCATGTGTGTTCATTAACGATGTCAGGCCTCTCTGCTTGACTGTTGAGTCAGGTAGGGATTAAAGAAGTCTCTCAGGAGACTCTGCACCCGGGTGGGCTGCGGGCTCCCGGCAGTAGGGACCAGGTTCAGGACCTTTGTGGGGTTGAAAGCCGCAGACCGAGTCTGGGCAGTGTGGAGACCCTCGATGGCGCGGGATAGCCAGATGAGTCTCTTGAGACTCTGGATGCTCCGGCCGCGGTCGTTCATCAGCTGGTACTCGCTCACAGCTCGCCGACTGCCGAGAGAGGACACGTGATACAAATACAGAGTCAGACtcaaaatacaaacagaagcaacaaacaaaagcaagaaaGATAATCACtactgaaaacattttatacaaatatttcagaatcagctttattggcCATGTGCACATAAAGGGATTAAACAGCTACGACAAGGGAGAACAAAATGATGTTCACACGTACAGTATGTGGGGGgaatttcatatatatatacatatatatatatatatgtgtatatatatatgtatatatatatatacatacatatatatatgtgtatatatatatgtatatatatatatatacatatatatatatatatatacatatatatatatatatatatatatatatatatatatacatatatatatatatacacacacatatatatatatatatatatatatatatatacatcacaaatatatgtatatacatcagtgaccaaagaaaataataaaatgtctatATACAAGTCAAgtgcaataaataatatatatatatatatatatatatattgaatgggtgaatgtgtatatgtatatacagcatGTAGGATTTATCTAGACAGTGACACAGTGCATGATGATATGTACATGTTAAAAACGCTTTATATgcataacatataataataacataatggCAGTAAGTGTTTTCATCCATCTAAATTAATGTGGTTTAAAATGTCCAGTTAGTAATCTTTAagttatttcaaaaacatcagcagacatgaataaatgtactttgcatatacaaagtacatttatgaaGTTATTCGACCTTTAGTGTCAGAGCAGCTACACAGCTTTCACAGCTTTGAACTAAgtcaaaatgttgaaatgagtTGGGAGCAGGCTCTCACCTCTCGTTCTCTTGACACTGGGcggctgtaaaaacaacaagaagcaTGACAGCGAGCCACTGCACAGGCCTGTGGGACGTCTGCATCTTCTGAAACAGAAACAGCAAGAAACACACTCAAAACTCTGCATTCACAGGGAAGAACATGCAGGAGTATCTACTTGCAACCCCTCGTTATTGGTTGCAAATGTCTACCGGTTGTGACTTTGAATAACTTTTCAAATTTGGAAGAAGTGCACTCAAAACAAAAGCTCCTTAAAAAGCATGTTGTGGCGCAAAACAAACAATCAGCGCCTAAAACAAAGGATGCATTTCTCCAGAGCGGATCGCACTGCAGGAGGTTTCACAGCTTTCTGTGGATGTttgcagacattttgaaaatgtcggAGGACCTGGAGGGTCTGGCTGCAATTACGGTTTTCAGAAGATGTGAGCGTCTCTGCAGGTCAACGTAGAGAAAGGTGTTCTGGGTAAAAGCTCAACAATCAGCTGTTTGCGACACATCtctccatttctttttaaatgtcacatctGACAGACAACAAATACcatttaataaagtaaaatggAATAAATAAGATAATGGAATAAGAACACATGCGTAAAGAATTAAAGGAACAGTTATAGTTATTACTTACTCTAGGAAGGTTTGTGAATGTAGTGCCTGAAGCTCAGGAAGTATCCGTGATGAAGCAACAACTCTGTTAAATGTGACAAACTTTTCATTTAAACTGTACACATTAAGAGAATGATATGAAATGATGTGCAGAAATAACGTTAATGACAAAGACTATAACCAGAATGATAATcatgtaaaacaatacaaatataatcatGCAAATCcacaaatagaaaaataaactcGTCCGATTTTCTGTTccgataaaaataaaaaatacacttttaaaagGAAGATTCATCACACAGACTTATAAAGTCAGACTTTtgaaactttaaatgaaaaataagttgCCTGATAGAATCACAAAGCACAATTTAAACATAAATCATCACATTTATAGAAATAACTTTGACAGAATAGAAGAAAatcaagtaaaataaatcacaaagataaaaataaatccctcaGAGCTTCGTTAAGTGATGATACTTACATTGTTTGTCCCTGTTGGTGCCTGCAGCTCCTCTGACGATCACACACTAAACTGAGTCCAAGTTCGACCTCCAGACCTTTTTATAAAgcctcctgacacacacacacacacacacacacacacacacacacacacacacacacacacacacacacatgcatctgaTTTGCTGAACGAGACACACGTCAGCGCCACATCTTctctgacatgtgatgtttgtgAAAAATCTCAAATATTTTCCGGGTTATTTGTGTGAGAACAATCCCAAACAGCCTCCTGCTCCTCAGTGTGACAGTTTGGAGGTTTACACACTCGCAGATACTCTTTACATAATCAGGTGTTTTCAAAAGGAGGATGAAATTCAATTGAGGGATTatcatttttctattttctggTCTAATCCGCCCGGTTCCTCTCGGACTGATTCAGGCATCTGACAAAGAGGAATTTATGAAACTGGGGCTGAGTGGTTTTATGGATGTTGAGTCAGTGTGGATAAACTGAACGTCAGCAAACTGTCCATCAGCTCAACTTTCTAAACTCTCTGTAGGGAAGATGCGTGTCGCCTGGAGCTCCTCTGCAGCGCCTTGACATTACAATCACCTCCAACACTAATGAACACACAATGAGCTGGACTGGTTGCTGCGGTGTCGCCACAGTCACCGTTAGAGACGCAGTCGTCTTGACAACACCTTCCAGGACGAGTTTCCCTCAGTGAGAAATGTCGGCAGAGGAttgtagatggagagatggagcaaaGTGATTCAGTCCATTAGAGAGTGAAGAGACGAAAGAGAGAAGTGAGGAGAAACTaatcagcagctgcagggaAACTTTTCTCACAGCAACACAGAGGGCCTCATCAAGTATAAATGTTATGATATCTTTTATTCCTACTTTAGGAAAAACAGCTATGTATCAAATCTCTTACGacttaaaaatactttaaagtgTGAGAAAGCACCAGAGGTCTCTGAAGTCACATTCAATCCAAGATGGCTGCCGTACAGAAACAGGCGAACACACACCTGCTGACACGTTTCAGGGTGAACgtattaaaatgttcattacatactcatttgtgtatttttcgTCGTTGTCACACATTAGTTTGCGTAAAGCTTTGTGGGTATGTTGGCTGCAGCGacggagaagagaagagattaCTCTGAGCAGCAATTCATTATAATTTAAcatgtttgaatatatttcttgctttttccccTGATGGTCTAAATAAATTGCTAAATTTGTCTCTAGTAATAAGCTCTGAAAACAGAAAGCGATCCAATTGTCCTAACAACAATAATATCACTTTGAAACACTGAGGGGGGGGGCATGAATGAAGCTGCCCTCACAGGATCACATGACTTGTATCCCACATTGTTAGAGGTCTGGGCAGCAGGactattatttgtttaaattggaaatacagtaacacaataataataataataataataataataataataataataataataataatacaaataaataaaaataataataataatgatgataataataataataataataataataataataatgataataatgataataataataataatgataataatgataataataatacaaataataaaataataataataataacagtaataataatagtaacataataataataatacaaataataataataataataacagtaataataatagtaacataataatgataataataatacaataataataataataataataataataataataataataacagtaataatgatagtaacataataataataataatataaataataataataataataataataataataataacagtaataataatagtaacataataataataatacaaataatattaatattaataataataataataatgataataataacattattattattattaataataataataataataatagtaacaatgataataataataataataataatagcagtaatattattattatttataaattattattattattattatgaataataataatgtattattattattataataattatattattattattatattatccatccatccacccatcgtctaccgcttatccgggatcgggtcgcgggggcagcagctccagtaaggaaccccaatcttcccttctccgggccacatcctccagctccgactgggggatcctgaggcgttcccaggccagtgaggagatataatctctccaccgagtcctgggtcttccccggggtctcctcccagctggacgtgcctggaacacctccctagggaggcgcccaggtggcatccttactagatgcccgaaccacctcaactggctcctttcaacgtaaaggggcagcggctctactccgagtctctcacggatggctgagcttctcaccctatctctaagagagacgccagccacccgtctgagaaaatccatttcggccgcttgtacccgtgatctcgttctttcggtcatgacccagccttcatgaccataagAGAGccattgagagctttgccttctggctcagctctcttttcgtcacaacggtgcggtaaacgctgctccgattctcaagccaatctctcgctccattgtcccctcactcgagaacaagaccccgagatacttgaactccttcacttggggtaattcCCTACCCTACtactcattccctacccggagtaggcaatccaccggtttcctgctgagagccatggcctcagatttggaggtgctgatcctcatcccaaccgctgcacactcggctgcgaaccgatccagtgactgttgaaggtcacagaccgatgatgccataaggaccacatcatctgcaaagagcagcgatgagatcctcaggtcactgaactgcaacccctctcctccacgactacgcctcgatatcctgtccatgaacatcacgaacaggattggtgataaagcgcagccctggcggaggccaacattcacgggaaaagagtccgacttactgagtatccggacacaactctcactttgggcgtacagggattggatggccctcaaaagtgaccccctcaccccatactcccgcagcacctcccacagtatctcagttgaagtcagcagggtcccacccttgctgtacacggcttggatggttcctcgcttccccttcctgaggtgccggatggttttccagaagcaccttggtgccgaccgaaagtccttctccatagcttctccgaacttctcccacacccgctgctttgcctctgacacggcagaagctgccgcccttctagtccttcggtaccctgcaactgtttccggagtcctcccggataacataacccggaaggactccttcttcagtcggacggcttccctgaccaccggggtccaccacggtgttcgagggttaccgccccttgaggcacctaagaccttgagaccacagctcatcaccgcagcttcagcaatagaggttttgaacatcgcccactcaggttcaatgcccccaacctccacagggatggctgaaaagctccgccggaggtgtgagttaaagatccccaggacaggggcttccttcagacgttcccagttcacccgcactacctgtttgggtttaccaggtcccccaccccttgatccaactcaccaccagatggtgatcagtcgacagctccgcccctctcttcacccgagtgtccaaaacatgcggcctcagatcagatgatacgattacgaaatcgatcattgacctttggcctagggtgctctggtaccacgtacacttatgagcatccttatgttcgaacatggtgtttgttatggccattccatgactagcacaaaagtccaacaacaaacgaccgttcgggtttagatcagagaggcccttcctcccaatccaggtgtctccatcgtttcccacgtgtgcgttgaagtctcccagcaagactacggagtcccctactggagccccctgcagggctccattcagggtctctaagaaggccgaatactcagaactgcggtttggggcataggcacaaacaacagtcagagttttcccccccataacccgaaggcgtagggaggcgaccctctcgtccaccgggataaactccaacgtagcggcgctcagccgggggctagtgagtatccccaccccggcccgacgcctcacaccttgggcaactccggagaagaatagagtccaacccctatccaggagtacggttccagagccagcatggaggtaagccccaccagatccaactggtagcgatccacctcccgcactagtttcggctccttcccccacagagaggtgacgttccacgtccccagagccagcctctgctgcccgggtctggtccgtcgaggtccctgaccatcactgccacccgtgtgacagcgcacccgaccccagcggtttttcccatgagtggtgggcccacaggatggatggatgggaggcaccatgtagcttcttcgggcagtgcccgaccgggctccgtggcaaacccggccaccaggcgctcgttgtcgggccctccctctgggcctggctccagacgggggccccgggcttcctccgggcagggtctctcctttcctttccctttctttcatgaagtcgtttattattattattattattattattattattaataataataataataataataataataataataataataataataataataataataatagtaacaatgatgataataataatacaataataataataaaaaagatttcTGAAGGATATTTCATGGTGAAGTGTAGTgtttgtagtgttgtagtgggACGGGCTAAAATCCTATTttatcacattacatttttatgatgtATCAAAGTGCAGGACAGcttgataatatataatatcatttaatatacatatacgttTCATGCATATTTATCCATGTAATATCTTGGGATGGAAAAGGCATAGATTGTTTCTGCagctttttcagttttaatataAAGTTTCCAGAGTTTGTTTACGACCATATTTAAGCTTTAATACAGGAGTAACACTGGGCGCCACGTAAACATGTCACTATGTGGCACAGTGATAGTATTGTAACGCTGTCACAGCTGTATGtttacagaacatttaaaggTCAATTGAGCAAATGAATGTTTATTCGGTAAGATTATATCACTCTCTACCCTTCAGGTAGCTCTCAGACTCAAACAGGTTGGCAACCCCTGCTCTAATACTAATATTAAAGTAACTTAACGTGATAATATTTATGGTGAACACTTAAAGCTCTAACACCCGCTTCAGAGAGCAGATGTGCATTGTGAATAATTTAAACGTCTgtatatttgaataatttacATTCCTGAGCACTGGTCCGTACTAATAAGATACTCTGTTTGGGTTGGGAAACTCGAGTATCTCAGGATCAAGAGCTGAAGAAGATTAACTGGAGAAACCATTACTTgctttattttcataataaaatgtcCTCCTGTACAACATCATCCACACACAGCTTTGTAGATTTGGAGGCTCCTCCGGTGTAACGCAGCTGGTGTCCACATGGTGGCAGTGTTGCACTAAGCAGCTGAGTGCTACTGAGGAATACGTTCCTAAACCCAGACTACCAaactattataataaaaatatttagtaCGTCCCAATACATAGTATGTCAAGTGCTGTACGTCAAAAATAACCAGGATGTCCTCCTGCATTGGGTTGCATTTTGCAGCATGCTTTTCAGGCTATaatgacccacaatcctttgcacagcgGACATATGAggaagagggtcaaagttcaaggtgcaACGTCATGAAGTAGTGTGtcctaattgattaattaatttataatttCTCTGATATGTAACGCACGATACCTTCGGACTGTTGGATAGCGCCCCCTAGTGACAGAACTGTTCATTACAGACTTCGCTTTCTAAAATCCCAGTGACGGGGCTAAAGATGTGAAGTGTGTCCTGGGTTGTAACGGTGAGCAGTACACTGCAGTATTTAAGTTGACGATTGTCATACTGTGTACATTTGCTTTTCTACGGTATTGAAAAATACTGACGTAAGTGTATGAGCTAAAGGTACAGACAGGAGCCCCTACAGTATATgctatttaataataatactaggATATCATTTTAAAAGCTTACAACtaatgtcatttttcattaaGTTGATAATTTAACATGCTATAGTGCTGCTGACATGTAAACTAGCATGTTTTGTTCTGTAACATGTTATTTTAATCAGGTTTATAATTCTGTTCTTATTCCTCTAATGGTCATTgtaactgataataataataaataatcatagtTATAATTatacttataattataattatattatgtgAAAATCTagtaccgtatatatatatatatatatatatatatatatatatatatatatatatatatatatatatccttttTTACATTGCATTTTCCATCAGTTTCAGTAGCAGCTCTAGTCTCTTTTAATTCCCTCTGTTGTCCTGGGGAGAGGTCCACTTGTTGCCGGTCCCTCATGATATTCAGTCTAAAAAGGTCTGCAGGTCTCAGATCTGTGTTTCGGTTTACCAGAGTTATTTCTCTGTTAAGATCCACTGTATTTTAGATCGACTCGACCTATCCTCAAGTCTGTTTGTCACCCTGCTGCTGTACCACCTGCAGCCGTACCACCTGCAGCCGTACCACCTGCAGCTGTACCACCTGCAGCCGTACCACCTGCAGCCGTACCACCTGCAGCCGTACCACCTGCAGCCATACCACCTGCAGCGGTATCACCTGCTGCTGTATCACCTGCTGCCGTACCACCTGCTGCCGTATCACCTGCAGTGGTATCACCTCCTGGTGTATCACCTGCTGCTGTATCACCTGCAGCCGTATCACCTGCAGTGGTATCACCTGCTGGTGTATCACCTGCTGCTGTATCACCTGCAGCCGTATCACCTGCAGTGGTATCACCTGCTGGCGTACCACCTGCTGCTGTATCACCTGCAGCCGTATCACCTGCAGCCGTATCACCTGCTGCCGTATCACCTGCAGCCGTATCACCTGCAGTGGTATCACCTGCTGGCGTACCACCTGCTGCTGTATCACCTGCAGCCGTATCACCTGCTGCCGTATCACCTGCAGCCGTATCACCTGCTGCCGTATCACCTGCAGCCGTATCACCTGCTGCTGTATCACCTGCAGCCGTATCACCTGCAGTGGTATCACCTGCTGCCGTATCACCTGCAGCCGTATCACCTGCTGCCGAACCAACCTGCAGCGGTATCACCTCCTGGTGTATCACCTGCTGCTGTATCACCTGCAGCCGTATCACCTGCAGTGGTATCACCTGCTGCTGTATCACCTGCAGCCGTATCACCTGCAGTGGTATCACCTGCTGCTGTATCACCTGCAGCCGTATCACCTGCAGCCGTATCACTTGCAGCCGTACCACCTGCAGCGGTATCACCTCCTGGTGTACCACCTGCTGCTGTATCACCTGCTGGTGTATCACCTGCTGCCATATCATCTGCAGCTATACCACCTGCTGCTGTATCACCTGCtgctgtaccactagaccactagaccagcATCTTCCCTCAAACTGGGATACTCATCAACtccaaactacaacataaaaaagtattttgtttttcttatgtagCATAAAGGGACTACAACTACATTTCGTTGAGCCACTCTGTGTTGTTCAATAACGATAAATTAACCTTGAACCTCACTGTCCTCGTTTCCCTCTCAATAAAGCTAAAGTGATTTCCTGTTTCTGATCAGGTGCTAATCGTGAAGCTGTGACAGACTCTAGTGTGgccagaaagagaaagggaagtGTAACTACAGTGACAAGGGCATGATCCCTCACCGGCTTCCCACCGACCTACATTACATCCAAATTTAACTTTATCTAATGTCACTGATGGAAAAATATCCTGAAAATATTCCATTTTTCTCGTTAATGTAAGGATTTGTACCCCAGGTTTTAAATAATATGTGGAAAACTGCACTCTAATCTGCAAATTggacacaaaaatgtaaaaaaagatcTAAAGTTAGAATAATTGAATGAATTCAAAGGCGTCATGAGGAATGTGGTGACGAGAGGCAAGCGGCTGTTTTTCTTGAGAGGCCTGTGTTACAGCTGATCTTTTGTTCTATTGTGAACTTTGTAGGTCATGTATATGTCGTAATTGTATGTGTGATAATGTCTCTCGTATAGATTTTTATCTCACTGGGGcttcctggtaaaataaaaaatttaattaccctttaaaaaatagtttttgacTAAAGCATTCAGGTTTATGTGATTTCCAGTTCAAAGTGCAATGTTAATAATACTGTATGGTGTTGAGATCATTCCTCCCCCCGCAGAAGTCTTTCATTCACccagaagaaataaatacatataaatagtaaataaataaaaataatctgtaaaaaaagaaatcacaaattGACACTGATTTATTTCAAATTCCAATGgctttattttatgtatatatatttgtatatatttatatatatttatatattatatatatatacttatgtaACAACTTTTACTCAGTTGCTTGATTATCATCTTTTGTTCAGCTTAAGTTCAAACGACATG contains the following coding sequences:
- the pth4 gene encoding parathyroid hormone 4, which codes for MQTSHRPVQWLAVMLLVVFTAAQCQENESRRAVSEYQLMNDRGRSIQSLKRLIWLSRAIEGLHTAQTRSAAFNPTKVLNLVPTAGSPQPTRVQSLLRDFFNPYLTQQSSREA
- the LOC115007770 gene encoding histidine-rich glycoprotein-like → MTHNPLHSGHMRKRVKVQDRLDLSSSLFVTLLLYHLQPYHLQPYHLQLYHLQPYHLQPYHLQPYHLQPYHLQRYHLLLYHLLPYHLLPYHLQWYHLLVYHLLLYHLQPYHLQWYHLLVYHLLLYHLQPYHLQWYHLLAYHLLLYHLQPYHLQPYHLLPYHLQPYHLQWYHLLAYHLLLYHLQPYHLLPYHLQPYHLLPYHLQPYHLLLYHLQPYHLQWYHLLPYHLQPYHLLPNQPAAPYHLQWYHLLLYHLQPYHLQWYHLLLYHLQPYHLQPYHLQPYHLQRYHLLVYHLLLYHLLVYHLLPYHLQLYHLLLYHLLLYH